The region ATGCCCCAAGCCTTCCTCCAGATGCGGACGCCAACACGCATGCTGAAGCAAATCCAGGAGAGTACTAACAAGACGATAGCGCAGTAGAGCAAAGCCACGCCGTCTCCAGCCACATCTACGGTGGTCATGATGATGGTTTGGTTCGTAAAGAGTGTGGTGAAAAGCGAAAGTGAAGGAGATGGGAAACAAGGCAACACTCCACAGAGCCAGTCTCGCGTATCTATACGGCTCGCGTTTGCAACCTCCCACCGCCACCGTCACCCAAAAGGAGACCTAACGGCATCTTGTCTATACCGCGCCCCCCACACAGCACCCCAAAGCGTACGGACAGGCTTTTGTTTCGAATTTCTATACCGCCTACCCCAATGCCTCCCTGTCATGTGCCTACTATTGTCTACATTGGACCCGACATGATGCTTAGCGCCGGCAGCTAGGTAAGATCCCTTGGGTACCCACGTTTTCGGAGGTTTACCTCTTCGAGTCCCTGCATAGTGCAGGTGGTGGCCGTCGTTCGAGAGGCAGCCAGCCTGTCCATCCCTTCCCAAAGGAACACCGCGGAAGAAATCCTCCGCAAAAGGACGTCCTAAGCGCGAAGCAATCTCCGCACTCCGCTCAAACCTAAGCGAAATGCGTTATCAAGTATCCTCCTCTGCTACCGCTACCGCGGCCGCTCGAGCCCTCTCAATGGAAATCTCTTCCAAACGGCCCGTTTGAGCCACGTTCAGGACTAGGATTCTTTTCGCGAACGTTTTTCTTACGACGGGAATGGCAGGAACTTGAAAAGGCCCGAGGATGTTTACATCAGAAACCCGACTACGGCACAGGGCAAGACATCGGCAATGTGCGGACGAACCGATCCCCTCGTATTCAACATTTCCACAACGCTACCGCCACCTTACAGATTCATCGGAGAATTCCAACCGATACCTTACAGTACCAGGGGGACCTAATCGATCGCAATGCATGAAAATCAGTTAGGTAACGAGCTGAATTTCGAGTTCGCGAATATACCACGCCCTGTTGAGGTGGCGCTTGTCACTTGAAGAGGCGTAGTTTAGTGGCAGTTAGGCCGCGGCCGCCAGCTTCTTGCTGTGCCGTAAAAACTGGGTCCGCCAGCAACAACGCCAGTAGCGAGATGGAAATATCTCCTTATGCCGATCGTGGTTTTTTCGTACGTGATCGTGTTTGAGAGTCCGCTTTTGGTTCTAGATCCGTGCCAGCTCATGATGCTAATCTTCGCGTCTTCTTGCCTCGTCCTTGTCCATCTATCCGTGCGTTTGGTCGAGACCGTATGGAGAGGCGTTGGTAGGTTGTGCATATCTTTCCCTGGTTCGCTGCATGTTGTTTGCTTTTTCTATTCATCAACTCTCATCAAACTGTCTTCATCAAACCATCCATCTTCATCCATATTTATCCATTATATTCAATATGACTTCTATCCAGGTCAACGATAACGATCTCACAGCCGTCAAGGGCAAGGTTGCTGTGATAACGGGTACTTGATCTCTGCCCAGTGTGGATTTTTGAATCAAAAACTGACCCTTTCCAGGTGGGTCATCAGGCATCGGCCTCGCCACGGTTGAGCTATTGTTGTCTCTGGGCGCACTAGTTGTGAATGGAGACATTCAGGCACCACCCGCGTCTATATCCGACAGCCTCTTCGTCCAGACTGACGTCAGACAATGGAGCGACCTAGGCAATCTCTTCAAAGCTACCAAGGAAAAGCATGGCAAGGTTGACTATGTGTTTGCCAATGCCGGCGTTGGTCCCCGCGGAGACTTCTTGTCTCTGGAGGTTGACGAGAACGGTGACCCAAAGCAACCAAATGTTGACACCATCGACATCAACTTGAACAGTGTTGTCAACACCGTCACCCTAGCTACTCACTACATGAAGACTCAGAGCGAAGGAGCTATCGTCATCATGGGATCCAGCACTGGCCTACACCCCGTCCGAGCCATCGATTACTGTAAGTCTATATCGCTTATTATGTCCAATTCTCGACTAACTCCATCCTAGCGACGGCCAAGGCTGGTGTGATTGGTTTCGGCAGGAGTTTCGCTCGTCTGGTAGAGGTAGCTGGTCTACCCATCCGTGTCAACACCCTCGCCCCCTCATGGACGGCAACACAAGTCCTGCCCAACCTGAAGGATCTACTCGCCGCAGTCTCAGAGGACTGCCAGTCTCCTGCTGTAGTGGCAAAGGTCGCTACTTACCTAATGGTGGACAAGTCGCGCCACGGTGACCTCATCTTCGCCAGTGATGGCAAATTCACAGAGATTGAGAAATCTATCCTCGCACCTGCATATGAGAAGATCAAGGGTGATTCGCTTAGCGACGATGCAGTCCTCGCAAAGGTCATGGCTCTAGCTGCTTAGAAGTCGAATTAGTTGTGTATCGCACCGTAGCATAGCAATTACCAAGCATATCCAACTACCCACCTCCCGCAATCTGAGTTATGCCGAAGGAGCGACTATCTGTGCGTCGTGAAGTTTGAAGTTCAAAGTCCAGCATCAAACAAGGCAATGATCGCACAGCAGACGCCAAGGCGGCAGTCGATTGGACACCCGCACACGGATCGATAGCTTACTGCATAAGTGTACATTTTTCCCCATCGCACCGACCGACCTTGTAAACACGGAGGCATCTGAAACTTGTATGTTTCACTTTGAACGCGACGGAGAGAAAATATCGAGAAAAGACGGTATACCTTCCCACTATAAACAACCACAGATATACACGTGCACAAAATATGTCGCAGGCTGTACAAAACAACACAACTCTTAATTTATTTGGCTTGAAAATAGGTAATGCAGTAGCCTCACACGCACTGACTATAGTAATCTCCGTTAGCAACACACTTACTCCCATTAGCACATGTTGTGCAGCCTCCAAACCCTTTCCCACCACACTGTCCATACCTTGCCACTTCGCACGATGGGGCAGTAGTCGGCGCCGCCGATGGCACAGGTGACGCACTAGTCACCATAGTAGTAGGACTCGGCGTATCAACGGGCGGCACGGAAGACGTAGCCGGACCACTCGCGCCACCGCCAGCTCCGTTCCAAACAGCAGGACCGGGTATGGGGTACGACGTAGCCTTCTTCGCAGCATCAGAGTCGATATTGAATGCGATACCGGGGTCTGTGCTGCTGTATGCGCCGGGGAAGGATACAAGGGCGGAGGAAGGAGGGGAGGCGGTGCCGGAGCCTGTGACGGTGAATTGGGCGCATTCGGGGTAGACTAAGGGGTTTGTCAGCGTGGGGGTGGTGCTGGAAATAGAGGACATACACTGTGGGTTGTTTGCTTGATGTACAGCGATGAGCTCGTGGCGGATTAGGTAGTCACCTGGTGCGAGAGAGGCGGGAATAGTGATGCTGGCGTAGAGAGTGTCGAGGATGGCATCGCCGGCCCAGATGCCAGCGTTCTCAGTGCCGGATATCAGACCTTGCTCGAAGATCTTGACTGCACGGTTGCGTTAGCAGTGTACTGGTCTGTAGACGATGGGGTACTTACACCAGACCTTGCCGGACCCGTCAAAGCTGTCACATTTACCAGGGCACTTTGCCATGTATACCAGGAAGGAGGTTGGTCTATGGGTCCATTGCTTCCAGTGTGTCTTGAGAACAGCTCCTGCGGCTATGGTACCTGTCAAACCAGTACCAAGAGCGCCTTTGTTGTTGCATCGAATGTTTTCAGTCTGTCACTAGTCAGTCTCTGTCTGTATCACACTGACTGGGAGACGCACTGTAAGATCCTTGATGACCAAGGGGTCATACGATGAGTATTGTCGTTGGATACTCTTTTGACTACCCGGTGAGTTGTATGGTGACCATCTAGATACCGTCAGTGCATGGTCATCATCCCCTATGAGTATACATACCCTGGATACGTTGTGTCTCCGACTATGTACTGGTCAACGCCTCCATGTGCAGTCGTAGTCGCAACCAGCGAAGCAGCCACTGTCAGTGCCGTTGAGAACTTCATCTTTCCTGTACAATATCGAAATTTTACAATCAAATCTAATGGTGTTCAGGTTGCTGGAGAGTGCCAAGGGTGATATAGTTCACAGAAACCACCCCTTCATATACCTTTCTCCCATCCCAGGAGGCCTCATCAGCGCATGCCGCGTGACGCGCCTCGACTATTAGGCCCAATAATTCAGCCCAACATCCACTCAGACGTGGCTCTGGAGCCGTGAAGCTCATGGCCCGTGACAGCCATATGGAGCCCCGATTCCGGATATTCTTGTGTAACCGGGCCAGATCTGGGGAAAGTTACATCGAACTTGAAAGTGAACAATGAAAACGGGGAATGAATGCGGAATATGGTCAGTGAAAACCGAGGTGAAAGTCGTTGTGGGGTTGTGTAGATGAAGTGCGCAGGGGTGTTAATAGCCGGAGAGTTGTGAGCCACGGGGCTGTTGGTAGCGTGTGACCTACGATGGTAGAGTTTGATGCTCGATATATGAGGTGTGGGTCACATAT is a window of Pyrenophora tritici-repentis strain M4 chromosome 2, whole genome shotgun sequence DNA encoding:
- a CDS encoding Glyco-hydro-61 multi-domain protein; its protein translation is MKFSTALTVAASLVATTTAHGGVDQYIVGDTTYPGWSPYNSPGSQKSIQRQYSSYDPLVIKDLTTENIRCNNKGALGTGLTGTIAAGAVLKTHWKQWTHRPTSFLVYMAKCPGKCDSFDGSGKVWFKIFEQGLISGTENAGIWAGDAILDTLYASITIPASLAPGDYLIRHELIAVHQANNPQFYPECAQFTVTGSGTASPPSSALVSFPGAYSSTDPGIAFNIDSDAAKKATSYPIPGPAVWNGAGGGASGPATSSVPPVDTPSPTTM
- a CDS encoding FabG, Dehydrogenase with different specificities (related to short-chain alcohol dehydrogenase); protein product: MTSIQVNDNDLTAVKGKVAVITGGSSGIGLATVELLLSLGALVVNGDIQAPPASISDSLFVQTDVRQWSDLGNLFKATKEKHGKVDYVFANAGVGPRGDFLSLEVDENGDPKQPNVDTIDINLNSVVNTVTLATHYMKTQSEGAIVIMGSSTGLHPVRAIDYSTAKAGVIGFGRSFARLVEVAGLPIRVNTLAPSWTATQVLPNLKDLLAAVSEDCQSPAVVAKVATYLMVDKSRHGDLIFASDGKFTEIEKSILAPAYEKIKGDSLSDDAVLAKVMALAA